The DNA window TGCGTTTATGCCCCAGATCGTGCAGCACGTCATCCAGCGCCCAGGTATCGCTCTGTTCCCAGCATATATTGATGTGCGGATAGCGTAAAAAAGTCTCAAGACTCCATTCCTCGCTGAGTGCGGGGTGATCGGCGCGTAGCCACACCTGCGGCAGGTCGGTAAACAGAACCTCAAAATCGATATACCAGGGCAGCATACTTAGCTGTTCCCGGGAGCGCGGATGGGTTTCACGCCCGCAAAAACCGATATCGACTTCGCCACGAATAATGGCATCCAGTGAATCGTAATCCCAATTACGCAGGCGGATCAGCGCCTGAGGATAGTGCTGGTAGATCCGCTGAGAAAGCGAATTCAGCAGGATCATCAGCAGCGGCGACTCCGCTGCCAGCTCAAACTTCAGACCGCTTGGCATCGTGTGATGAGGCTTATCGAGGATCTGATTGCCCATCTGCATCCAGTCCGCTAAATCCTGCTCCATGCTGCTCATCAGCGGCGTGGGCGACAGTCCCTGAGGGGTTTTAACAAACAAAGGATCGTCAAACCAGGCGCGCAGCTTGGCCAGCGACTTACTCACTGCCGACGGCGAGACGTTCATTCGTTTCGCCGTGCGGGTGACGCTGAGCTCCTGCGTTAAAAGTTGCAGGCACAAGAGTAAGTTAAGATCGAGACTCGACAGGGGTTTCTTCATAGCGCTGCGCGGCCCGCGAAGGGGAAGCGACCATAATCAGAACAATGCTTACTATGCTACAGGCAATGAGTATCCCGATCAGCATATTCATTGCGCTGAGTCCGACGATCGCCGCCAGCCAAATCCACAGCGAAGAGCCGCAGACCTGAGCAATCCCCAAAACTGAGCTTGCGACGCCCGCGCGCAGGGTAAATGGCCCTAAAGCCTGACTCATCGCCACGCCAAAGCCGACGGAGAATCCGGCGCAAATAAGCCCCAGTCCCAGCATTGTCATGGCCTGGCTGGTGGAGAGACTAAGCAGCACCCCAGCGATAAAGAACAGAACCTGTGAGGTCAGCATCAGCGTGCGCGGCTTAAATAGCGTCAGGGCAAACGGCGTCGAAAATGAAACTACCATACTGACCAGCGCCATCATCGCCATTGCCATGGAATAGGTCCCGCGATCGAAGCCCATCTCTTCCATCATCAGCACCGGGGAGACGTTAACGTAGGTCAGGATAGTCGTCACGCTCAGGGTGGTAATGACAATTCGGCTGAGGAAAAAGCGGTTAAGTAGCGACTCGGGGGCGATATTTTGCTGTGTTTCCGTGTGCGGTATGGAGGTTGGGCGCGTTTCCCGCAACGCAAAAATCGAAAGCAGGCCCACCAGAACGCCCATGCCGGTCATGGTATAGAACAGGCTCTGCCAGGGGTATTTCAGCATAATCAGATGGCCCAGCACCGGAGCCAGTACCGGAATAATGCAGGTGATGCCGTTTAGCAACGACAGGACTTTGGCACGGCGGCGATCGTCGAGGGTATCGCGCAGAACGGCAAAGGCGACGACGTAGCAGCTACCCGCGCCAATCCCCTGAATAAAACGCCCAATCAGGAAGTGGGTACTGACCTGCGCTTGAGAACAGAGCAGGGACGCCAGAACAAAGACTATAGCTCCGAATATGGCGACCGGCTTACGTCCTGATTTATCCGCTATACGGCCAGCAAACAGCATCGCGGCGGCCATTCCCGCGAGATAAACCGAGAAGGCAATGTGCAGTTGCGCTTCGCTGGCCCCCAGGTCCTGTGCGATGCGCGGCAGGCCGACCAGATACATATCGATGCCGGATGGATAAAGCAAAACCAGCGCAAAACTACAGATAAGAAAGCGTGCCATAGAACCCCTCGCGATAAGAATGTCGTACAGAATAGAGACGATCGCGCGGCAGTACGAGTTGCCATTTG is part of the Klebsiella huaxiensis genome and encodes:
- the yidZ gene encoding HTH-type transcriptional regulator YidZ; protein product: MKKPLSSLDLNLLLCLQLLTQELSVTRTAKRMNVSPSAVSKSLAKLRAWFDDPLFVKTPQGLSPTPLMSSMEQDLADWMQMGNQILDKPHHTMPSGLKFELAAESPLLMILLNSLSQRIYQHYPQALIRLRNWDYDSLDAIIRGEVDIGFCGRETHPRSREQLSMLPWYIDFEVLFTDLPQVWLRADHPALSEEWSLETFLRYPHINICWEQSDTWALDDVLHDLGHKRTVALTVPGFEQSLFMAAQPNHTMLATAPRYCQRYNQQHHLPLVSLPLPLEPSLLEKVRVPFTLLWHKRNSYNPKIVWLRETLRQLYIDPL
- a CDS encoding MFS transporter is translated as MARFLICSFALVLLYPSGIDMYLVGLPRIAQDLGASEAQLHIAFSVYLAGMAAAMLFAGRIADKSGRKPVAIFGAIVFVLASLLCSQAQVSTHFLIGRFIQGIGAGSCYVVAFAVLRDTLDDRRRAKVLSLLNGITCIIPVLAPVLGHLIMLKYPWQSLFYTMTGMGVLVGLLSIFALRETRPTSIPHTETQQNIAPESLLNRFFLSRIVITTLSVTTILTYVNVSPVLMMEEMGFDRGTYSMAMAMMALVSMVVSFSTPFALTLFKPRTLMLTSQVLFFIAGVLLSLSTSQAMTMLGLGLICAGFSVGFGVAMSQALGPFTLRAGVASSVLGIAQVCGSSLWIWLAAIVGLSAMNMLIGILIACSIVSIVLIMVASPSRAAQRYEETPVESRS